Proteins from one Triticum aestivum cultivar Chinese Spring chromosome 7A, IWGSC CS RefSeq v2.1, whole genome shotgun sequence genomic window:
- the LOC123147274 gene encoding uncharacterized protein isoform X2 has translation MTSTAAAAAAAAINSVSSYALSPHAAPFNPPSRPACAPFQYRPNGDVSRSAGASSVGYAEEKTSRDTHSASPIACALMKSSGAVYPPSTHAMHTGQPSSWSAVCLDAYPSSPYVGITSNYKLQNSLTSGNGSKCSTVRIERPPNKTSESNKNSCGSGSKLVIAENPKSNKDSEKETSSRNLQFSGPVDGKDNSQDPSECSVDSPCYRGASASRLSPFDVFQTPATQSTNQDLEAFAVRQKQSSSTVQHHETPSELQSSVTKTNHDHCKSQAEAGVSKKSGVTSIKETKNSCGKELECANQYAAKCELEQKHLSKLRDNYVKRSGLNYAAPDFVPSSIGKSKIGKGKNISGVLKAIENLTVVFQSSYSGDEIELDEDDCILLESVIDRLQTCLHKIRKDPIKGASDKAGPKAPHSQTAVLKYDPGKYNRSYIADGEKDIIINHFAGSSHMHNEFGRNSLTRGQPALNNVQKKMSCEEEHPQVLVYKNLWIEAERANCELKYQLKHTCIKIDLESSMAPIGGPGPRKNYSQVSDLSTDPSNLYGVALAHPTGETSGARNGQYPPYAGDCTRSGGDAALSCSSSTKGYAALPKNLQHGHVLTGLEETATHLHAPLPYGACQGLNGDTLDGVAARSYITGQDGILRSNSKYGSSDWEHVLTEEIGWS, from the exons ATGAcctcgaccgccgccgccgccgccgccgccgccattaaCTCCGTCTCGTCATATGCTCTCTCCCCGCACGCCGCTCCCTTCAACCCCCCCTCCCGACCGGCTTGCGCCCCTTTCCAGTACCGCCCGAATG GTGATGTTTCTAGGTCGGCGGGTGCTAGCTCTGTGGGTTATGCTGAAGAGAAGACATCAAGAGATACTCACTCAGCGTCACCAATTGCATGTGCCTTGATGAAATCAAGTGGTGCCGTTTATCCACCCTCTACACATGCCATGCACACTGGGCAGCCAAGTTCATGGTCAGCAGTTTGCCTGGATGCGTATCCCTCCTCACCATATGTCGGCATAACATCCAATTACAAGCTGCAAAATTCCTTGACCTCAGGAAATGGGAGCAAATGTTCAACAGTGAGGATAGAAAGGCCACCAAATAAAACATCAGAATCTAACAAAAACAGTTGTGGTTCTGGAAGCAAGTTGGTTATAGCAGAAAATCCTAAGTCTAATAAAGACAGTGAAAAAGAAACATCATCCCGCAATTTACAATTCAGTGGTCCTGTCGATGGCAAGGACAATTCACAAG ATCCATCAGAATGCTCTGTTGATTCACCGTGCTATAGAGGTGCTTCAGCTTCTCGTCTGTCTCCATTTGATGTTTTCCAGACACCTGCTACCCAGTCAACTAATCAAGATTTGGAAGCTTTTGCTGTACGACAGAAACAAAGCTCTAGCACTGTTCAACATCATGAAACTCCGTCCGAGCTCCAGAGTTCGGTCACCAAGACTAACCACGACCACTGCAAATCCCAGGCTGAAGCCGGTGTGTCAAAGAAATCTGGGGTCACAAGTATAAAGGAGACAAAAAATTCATGTGGGAAGGAGCTTGAATGTGCAAACCAGTATGCAGCAAAATGtgaactggagcagaaacacctttCGAAACTGAGAGACAATTATGTGAAGCGATCTGGTCTGAATTATGCTGCTCCGGATTTTGTACCTTCATCGATTGGGAAATCAAAAATTGGGAAAG GAAAGAATATATCGGGAGTTCTCAAGGCGATCGAGAACCTAACTGTGGTATTCCAGAGTAGTTATTCTGGTGATGAAATTGAGCTAGATGAAGATGACTGCATCCTCCTTGAATCAGTGATTGATAGACTTCAGACTTGCCTTCATAAAATAAGAAAG GATCCTATTAAGGGTGCTTCTGACAAGGCAGGGCCAAAGGCTCCACATTCGCAGACTGCAGTTTTAAAATATGACCCAGGAAAATATAATCGTAGTTACATTGCAGATGGTGAAAAGGACATAATTATTAATCATTTTGCTGGTTCTAGTCATATGCACAATGAGTTTGGAAGAAACAGTTTGACACGGGGCCAG CCTGCACTCAACAATGTCCAAAAGAAGATGTCCTGTGAGGAAGAGCATCCACAGGTTCTTGTGTATAAGAATCTGTGGATTGAAGCGGAGCGTGCAAATTGTGAATTGAAGTACCAGCTGAAACACACTTGTATAAAAATAGACCTAGAGTCCAGCATGGCTCCTATTGGTGGGCCTGGGCCAAGAAAGAATTATTCCCAAGTCTCTGATTTGAGTACCGATCCAAGTAATCTATATGGAGTTGCCTTAGCTCACCCTACTGGAGAGACATCAGGAGCAAGAAACGGTCAATATCCTCCTTATGCTGGTGACTGCACCCGGTCAGGAGGCGACGCCGCACTTAGCTGTTCTTCAAGCACCAAAGGGTACGCTGCTCTGCCGAAGAATTTGCAGCATGGCCATGTCCTCACAGGCTTGGAAGAAACTGCCACGCATCTCCATGCGCCTCTGCCATATGGAGCTTGTCAAGGGTTGAATGGAGACACTTTGGATGGAGTGGCTGCCCGCTCATACATCACCGGACAAGATGGCATTTTGCGTAGCAATTCAAAGTATGGATCGTCAGACTGGGAGCATGTGCTAACTGAAGAAATCGGCTGGAGTTGA
- the LOC123147274 gene encoding uncharacterized protein isoform X1, whose product MTSTAAAAAAAAINSVSSYALSPHAAPFNPPSRPACAPFQYRPNGDVSRSAGASSVGYAEEKTSRDTHSASPIACALMKSSGAVYPPSTHAMHTGQPSSWSAVCLDAYPSSPYVGITSNYKLQNSLTSGNGSKCSTVRIERPPNKTSESNKNSCGSGSKLVIAENPKSNKDSEKETSSRNLQFSGPVDGKDNSQGTMFSSKEANPVFSASPLHIPTTSADPCGVLAEDVMPDPSECSVDSPCYRGASASRLSPFDVFQTPATQSTNQDLEAFAVRQKQSSSTVQHHETPSELQSSVTKTNHDHCKSQAEAGVSKKSGVTSIKETKNSCGKELECANQYAAKCELEQKHLSKLRDNYVKRSGLNYAAPDFVPSSIGKSKIGKGKNISGVLKAIENLTVVFQSSYSGDEIELDEDDCILLESVIDRLQTCLHKIRKDPIKGASDKAGPKAPHSQTAVLKYDPGKYNRSYIADGEKDIIINHFAGSSHMHNEFGRNSLTRGQPALNNVQKKMSCEEEHPQVLVYKNLWIEAERANCELKYQLKHTCIKIDLESSMAPIGGPGPRKNYSQVSDLSTDPSNLYGVALAHPTGETSGARNGQYPPYAGDCTRSGGDAALSCSSSTKGYAALPKNLQHGHVLTGLEETATHLHAPLPYGACQGLNGDTLDGVAARSYITGQDGILRSNSKYGSSDWEHVLTEEIGWS is encoded by the exons ATGAcctcgaccgccgccgccgccgccgccgccgccattaaCTCCGTCTCGTCATATGCTCTCTCCCCGCACGCCGCTCCCTTCAACCCCCCCTCCCGACCGGCTTGCGCCCCTTTCCAGTACCGCCCGAATG GTGATGTTTCTAGGTCGGCGGGTGCTAGCTCTGTGGGTTATGCTGAAGAGAAGACATCAAGAGATACTCACTCAGCGTCACCAATTGCATGTGCCTTGATGAAATCAAGTGGTGCCGTTTATCCACCCTCTACACATGCCATGCACACTGGGCAGCCAAGTTCATGGTCAGCAGTTTGCCTGGATGCGTATCCCTCCTCACCATATGTCGGCATAACATCCAATTACAAGCTGCAAAATTCCTTGACCTCAGGAAATGGGAGCAAATGTTCAACAGTGAGGATAGAAAGGCCACCAAATAAAACATCAGAATCTAACAAAAACAGTTGTGGTTCTGGAAGCAAGTTGGTTATAGCAGAAAATCCTAAGTCTAATAAAGACAGTGAAAAAGAAACATCATCCCGCAATTTACAATTCAGTGGTCCTGTCGATGGCAAGGACAATTCACAAGGTACCATGTTCTCCTCCAAAGAGGCAAATCCTGTCTTCAGTGCAAGCCCTCTTCATATTCCAACTACTTCTGCTGATCCATGTGGTGTTTTGGCCGAGGATGTGATGCCAGATCCATCAGAATGCTCTGTTGATTCACCGTGCTATAGAGGTGCTTCAGCTTCTCGTCTGTCTCCATTTGATGTTTTCCAGACACCTGCTACCCAGTCAACTAATCAAGATTTGGAAGCTTTTGCTGTACGACAGAAACAAAGCTCTAGCACTGTTCAACATCATGAAACTCCGTCCGAGCTCCAGAGTTCGGTCACCAAGACTAACCACGACCACTGCAAATCCCAGGCTGAAGCCGGTGTGTCAAAGAAATCTGGGGTCACAAGTATAAAGGAGACAAAAAATTCATGTGGGAAGGAGCTTGAATGTGCAAACCAGTATGCAGCAAAATGtgaactggagcagaaacacctttCGAAACTGAGAGACAATTATGTGAAGCGATCTGGTCTGAATTATGCTGCTCCGGATTTTGTACCTTCATCGATTGGGAAATCAAAAATTGGGAAAG GAAAGAATATATCGGGAGTTCTCAAGGCGATCGAGAACCTAACTGTGGTATTCCAGAGTAGTTATTCTGGTGATGAAATTGAGCTAGATGAAGATGACTGCATCCTCCTTGAATCAGTGATTGATAGACTTCAGACTTGCCTTCATAAAATAAGAAAG GATCCTATTAAGGGTGCTTCTGACAAGGCAGGGCCAAAGGCTCCACATTCGCAGACTGCAGTTTTAAAATATGACCCAGGAAAATATAATCGTAGTTACATTGCAGATGGTGAAAAGGACATAATTATTAATCATTTTGCTGGTTCTAGTCATATGCACAATGAGTTTGGAAGAAACAGTTTGACACGGGGCCAG CCTGCACTCAACAATGTCCAAAAGAAGATGTCCTGTGAGGAAGAGCATCCACAGGTTCTTGTGTATAAGAATCTGTGGATTGAAGCGGAGCGTGCAAATTGTGAATTGAAGTACCAGCTGAAACACACTTGTATAAAAATAGACCTAGAGTCCAGCATGGCTCCTATTGGTGGGCCTGGGCCAAGAAAGAATTATTCCCAAGTCTCTGATTTGAGTACCGATCCAAGTAATCTATATGGAGTTGCCTTAGCTCACCCTACTGGAGAGACATCAGGAGCAAGAAACGGTCAATATCCTCCTTATGCTGGTGACTGCACCCGGTCAGGAGGCGACGCCGCACTTAGCTGTTCTTCAAGCACCAAAGGGTACGCTGCTCTGCCGAAGAATTTGCAGCATGGCCATGTCCTCACAGGCTTGGAAGAAACTGCCACGCATCTCCATGCGCCTCTGCCATATGGAGCTTGTCAAGGGTTGAATGGAGACACTTTGGATGGAGTGGCTGCCCGCTCATACATCACCGGACAAGATGGCATTTTGCGTAGCAATTCAAAGTATGGATCGTCAGACTGGGAGCATGTGCTAACTGAAGAAATCGGCTGGAGTTGA